One window of the Tissierella sp. genome contains the following:
- a CDS encoding helix-turn-helix domain-containing protein, whose protein sequence is MSFFGSIYKEELPSRAKCVYMYLKDRCDAKGECWPAINTIAKDTSMSRSTVKRAIADLIRCGLLRKESRYRENGSNSSNQYFLIIE, encoded by the coding sequence TTGAGCTTTTTTGGAAGTATTTATAAAGAGGAACTTCCATCTCGTGCTAAGTGTGTGTATATGTATCTAAAAGATAGGTGTGATGCAAAGGGTGAGTGCTGGCCAGCAATTAATACTATTGCAAAAGATACATCGATGTCAAGGAGTACAGTAAAGAGAGCTATAGCCGATTTAATCCGTTGTGGTTTGCTTAGAAAAGAATCACGTTATAGGGAGAATGGCAGTAATTCCTCTAATCAATATTTTTTAATTATAGAATAA
- a CDS encoding helix-turn-helix transcriptional regulator: MSVSYKKLWKLIIDKDMTNVEVRKATGISPATFTKLKKNEIVSLDILLKICKLLDCNIGDIVDVVKDAE; this comes from the coding sequence ATGAGCGTAAGTTATAAAAAATTATGGAAGCTGATTATTGATAAAGATATGACCAACGTTGAAGTTCGAAAAGCTACAGGAATTAGCCCCGCTACTTTTACCAAGCTTAAGAAAAATGAAATTGTATCTCTAGATATTTTATTAAAGATATGCAAATTGTTGGATTGTAATATTGGCGATATTGTAGATGTTGTAAAGGATGCAGAGTGA
- a CDS encoding DUF1819 family protein, which produces MEKYSSGLVSESFWFIEFKKIIKLRNDGKSWDDIRDLCLNDNLLGISKEYRARRIYGYLKNRVDVIDEGLINIFINADLTTQKIINIIAIAKKNRLFFEFLYEVYREKVLLGAIELTDSDINIFFKNKQGQDEDISKWTDVTLKRLRSTYMNFLTDAGFLTGIDKQRSITPPILEISLENYLKDNGEKQMLKAIRGAD; this is translated from the coding sequence ATGGAAAAATATAGTTCAGGACTTGTATCAGAATCTTTTTGGTTTATCGAATTCAAAAAGATAATAAAGTTGAGAAATGACGGTAAATCTTGGGATGACATTAGAGATCTATGTTTAAATGATAATTTGCTTGGCATCTCGAAGGAGTATAGAGCAAGGCGTATTTATGGATACTTAAAAAATCGAGTCGATGTAATTGATGAAGGTCTAATAAATATATTTATCAATGCGGATTTAACAACTCAGAAGATTATCAATATTATTGCCATAGCAAAGAAAAATAGATTGTTTTTTGAGTTTTTATATGAGGTATATCGTGAAAAGGTACTACTTGGCGCTATAGAGCTTACAGATAGTGACATTAATATCTTTTTCAAAAATAAGCAGGGGCAAGATGAAGATATTAGCAAATGGACAGATGTGACATTAAAAAGACTTCGTAGCACGTACATGAATTTTTTAACTGATGCAGGATTTTTAACCGGAATAGATAAACAAAGAAGTATCACACCACCGATCTTAGAAATCTCACTGGAGAATTATCTTAAAGATAATGGCGAAAAGCAGATGCTTAAAGCTATAAGGGGGGCAGATTAA
- a CDS encoding DUF1788 domain-containing protein, with protein MRNLESRLNELEDKIKQPNFRKNKGLGNEVGYYVFDYPAEQELTVRERVHYLVSKYEKNVHDFKLIVFDLYDIIIDLLIQEGFLEICEEFEKTKGLQEITRAVNEMLRMEEDNQSNEILAHIKKNTPKDSIVFLTGVGKCFPILRSHKILNNLHQFIDEVPVVMFFPGKYDGQSLMLFSEIKDDNYYRAFKLVD; from the coding sequence TTGCGTAATTTAGAGAGTAGGCTTAATGAATTAGAAGATAAGATAAAACAGCCAAATTTTAGAAAGAATAAAGGTCTTGGAAATGAAGTAGGTTATTATGTATTCGATTACCCAGCAGAGCAAGAGCTTACTGTGAGAGAAAGAGTGCATTATCTTGTATCAAAGTATGAAAAAAATGTTCATGATTTTAAGTTAATTGTATTTGATTTGTATGACATTATTATAGATTTGTTGATACAAGAAGGCTTTTTAGAAATTTGCGAAGAATTTGAAAAGACGAAAGGTTTACAAGAGATTACAAGGGCAGTCAACGAGATGCTTCGTATGGAAGAAGATAACCAAAGTAATGAGATATTGGCGCATATTAAGAAAAATACACCAAAGGATTCAATTGTGTTTTTAACAGGTGTTGGGAAATGCTTTCCTATTTTGCGTTCACATAAAATTCTAAACAATTTACATCAATTTATAGATGAGGTTCCAGTTGTAATGTTTTTTCCTGGAAAGTACGATGGTCAATCATTGATGCTTTTTTCTGAAATTAAAGATGATAATTATTACAGAGCATTTAAGCTCGTAGATTGA
- the brxC gene encoding BREX system P-loop protein BrxC: MFAKPIDRNIKGVIKVGQGDDENVKQELEEYVVTRELQKHFADFFSSYKRGIVGNTDAMGVWISGFFGSGKSHFLKILSYLLENRVVDGKTALNYFIEDKKIKDEMVLADMQLAANVSSDVILFNIDSKSGMGDTQNNKEAILSVFLKVFNQHLGFYGANPFLADLERQLTEEGKYEDFKKAFAEIRGKKWLDSRHQFRFIQDDVCKTLVQIDFMSMDAAKNWCESSTGTYNIDIMTFANMVKKYINKKGNNHHIVFLVDEIGQYIGDDSKLMLNLQTVTEDLGSACHGKAWVVVTSQQDIDSITKTKGNDFSKIQGRFDTRLSLSSANVDEVIRKRILEKTETGRQTLGLLYDEKDTIIKNLIIFNDGIEKKLYSDRNDFSAVYPFVPYQFNLLASVLTSIRTHGASGKHLAEGERSMLALFKESAMKIMENSEGSIVPFNLFYDALEQFLDHSHKGVIIRAYDNEYLNPDKLEDCFDVNVLKTLFMIKYVKEIVANLENITSLMISNIDDDRIVLKDKVEQSLKRLVRQTLIQKTGEVYVFLTDEEQEINREIESQNVEISEVIGKVSEMIFDGLYSEKKYRYPAFNGRYNFGFNQIVDDRPYKGNQNYDISLRILTPNYESGTDETTLRMMSGQSKCVIVALPDDKAFIDEIRSALKIEKYLRLNTSNRVSKYEQIKEAKRVEMRERNSNARIFLEESLKDADIYTNSDKIQNVSKDIAVRINDALGRLVHTVYHKLSYIDTSVGESHIRSVLKGNNNNQLSLDGTDQTPNKLALKDVLDFISMNTQRHAKTSMKSIMERFTKAPYGFIEDDVQWLIAKLFKDGDIALFVNNDVVTLLTKSEDEVYRYLSRKEYLEKLLTEQREKANDKQKKAVREVMKELFNVSPMSDEDDSMLKSFQQYATNLKNDLEKLEIHYKNEPSYPGNNVVKDGKSELMNLLEIKYSVEFFKTVDDKLDKILGFAEDYEPVKAFFGGEQIEIWNRSLRLLKIYDDSKTFIVNKEIETVVAEIKGIMKKSYPYSEIRKIPELLERYTEHYNRMLDEMEQPVLAAIKEAHSRVVEELEGKECKDIFSKKVYERFNEISEKAKSCNNVATLQNIKVEADALKVRLLNEISTEETRIIESKLLKPTPESGADKVAENHMPFINKPKMKTQKTVSIKSINSETTWRIETEADVDRYVETLKAKLKQSIKENTILNIEF, translated from the coding sequence ATGTTTGCTAAACCAATTGACAGAAATATAAAAGGTGTTATTAAAGTTGGACAAGGTGATGATGAAAATGTAAAGCAAGAGCTTGAAGAATATGTAGTAACAAGAGAGCTACAAAAACACTTTGCAGATTTTTTTTCTAGTTATAAAAGAGGAATTGTTGGAAATACAGATGCAATGGGTGTTTGGATTTCTGGTTTCTTTGGAAGTGGTAAATCACATTTCTTAAAAATACTATCTTACCTATTGGAAAATCGTGTTGTTGATGGAAAAACAGCACTTAATTATTTTATCGAAGACAAAAAAATAAAAGATGAAATGGTACTTGCGGATATGCAACTTGCAGCCAACGTATCAAGTGATGTTATTTTGTTTAATATTGATTCTAAAAGTGGAATGGGTGATACTCAGAATAACAAGGAAGCTATTCTTTCTGTATTTTTAAAAGTCTTTAATCAACATTTAGGGTTCTATGGGGCTAACCCTTTTTTGGCAGATTTAGAAAGGCAACTTACAGAGGAAGGTAAATATGAAGATTTCAAAAAAGCATTTGCAGAAATACGTGGTAAGAAATGGTTAGACTCTAGACATCAATTTAGATTTATTCAGGATGATGTATGTAAGACATTGGTTCAAATAGATTTTATGAGTATGGATGCTGCAAAAAATTGGTGTGAAAGTTCTACAGGTACCTATAATATCGACATTATGACTTTTGCAAATATGGTTAAGAAATACATAAATAAGAAAGGTAACAATCATCACATTGTATTTCTAGTGGACGAAATTGGACAATATATTGGTGATGATTCAAAATTAATGTTAAATCTACAGACAGTTACTGAAGATTTAGGATCTGCTTGCCACGGTAAAGCTTGGGTTGTAGTTACTAGTCAGCAGGATATTGATAGCATTACAAAAACGAAGGGAAATGATTTCTCCAAGATTCAAGGTAGATTTGATACAAGACTTTCTTTGTCATCAGCAAACGTTGATGAAGTAATACGAAAGAGAATACTTGAAAAAACAGAAACAGGAAGACAAACATTGGGGCTTCTCTACGATGAAAAAGATACGATAATCAAAAACCTTATTATTTTTAATGACGGCATAGAAAAGAAACTATATTCGGATAGAAATGATTTTTCTGCTGTTTACCCTTTCGTTCCTTATCAGTTTAATTTGCTGGCAAGTGTACTTACTTCAATACGGACTCATGGAGCAAGCGGTAAGCATCTAGCAGAAGGTGAGAGATCTATGCTGGCATTATTTAAAGAGTCTGCTATGAAGATTATGGAGAATTCTGAAGGATCAATTGTTCCTTTTAATCTGTTCTATGATGCTCTTGAACAATTTTTAGATCATAGTCATAAGGGCGTTATTATCCGTGCCTATGATAATGAATACTTAAATCCTGACAAATTAGAGGATTGTTTTGATGTCAATGTTTTAAAGACACTTTTTATGATTAAATATGTCAAAGAAATTGTTGCGAATTTAGAGAACATCACAAGCTTAATGATTTCTAATATTGATGATGATAGAATTGTACTAAAAGATAAAGTTGAGCAGTCTTTAAAACGTCTTGTTCGCCAAACTCTCATACAAAAAACTGGTGAGGTATACGTGTTTTTAACTGATGAAGAACAGGAGATTAATAGAGAAATTGAAAGTCAAAATGTTGAAATTTCTGAAGTTATTGGGAAAGTATCAGAGATGATTTTTGATGGGTTATATTCAGAGAAAAAATACAGATATCCAGCATTTAACGGTCGATATAATTTTGGGTTTAATCAGATTGTAGATGACAGACCTTATAAGGGAAATCAAAATTACGATATCTCACTTAGAATATTAACACCAAATTATGAATCAGGTACAGATGAAACAACACTTCGCATGATGAGTGGTCAGAGTAAATGTGTTATTGTAGCACTACCAGATGATAAAGCATTTATAGATGAGATTCGCTCTGCCCTAAAGATAGAAAAGTATTTAAGATTGAATACGTCCAATAGGGTAAGTAAATATGAGCAAATCAAAGAAGCAAAACGTGTTGAAATGCGTGAGAGGAATTCAAATGCTCGCATTTTTCTGGAAGAATCTTTGAAGGATGCTGATATTTATACTAATAGTGACAAAATACAGAATGTATCAAAAGATATAGCTGTGCGTATTAATGATGCTCTTGGTAGACTTGTACATACCGTATATCACAAGCTATCTTATATTGATACTTCAGTGGGAGAATCTCATATCAGATCAGTTTTGAAAGGAAATAATAATAATCAACTTTCCCTTGATGGTACTGATCAAACACCTAATAAACTTGCTTTAAAAGATGTCTTAGATTTTATAAGTATGAATACTCAAAGACATGCGAAGACATCTATGAAGTCCATAATGGAGCGATTTACAAAAGCACCATACGGATTTATAGAGGATGACGTTCAATGGCTAATTGCTAAATTATTTAAAGATGGTGATATAGCATTATTTGTGAACAATGATGTGGTTACCCTATTAACCAAATCTGAGGATGAGGTCTATCGCTACCTTAGTCGTAAAGAATATCTCGAAAAGCTTCTTACAGAACAAAGAGAGAAAGCAAATGATAAGCAGAAGAAAGCTGTGAGAGAAGTTATGAAAGAGCTGTTTAATGTGTCACCAATGAGTGATGAAGATGATTCCATGTTAAAGAGCTTTCAGCAATATGCAACTAACTTAAAAAATGATCTTGAAAAGTTAGAAATTCATTACAAAAACGAACCAAGCTATCCGGGTAACAATGTTGTCAAAGATGGAAAGTCTGAGCTTATGAACTTGTTGGAAATTAAGTACTCAGTGGAATTTTTTAAGACAGTTGATGATAAATTGGATAAAATATTGGGATTTGCAGAAGATTATGAACCTGTAAAAGCTTTCTTTGGTGGGGAACAGATTGAGATTTGGAATCGAAGTCTACGCTTGCTAAAGATATATGATGATAGTAAGACATTTATAGTCAACAAAGAAATTGAAACAGTGGTTGCTGAAATAAAAGGAATCATGAAGAAATCATATCCTTATAGTGAAATCAGAAAGATACCTGAACTTCTTGAGCGTTATACAGAACATTATAATAGAATGCTCGATGAAATGGAGCAACCTGTTCTTGCTGCCATTAAAGAAGCACACTCTCGTGTTGTGGAAGAACTTGAAGGAAAAGAGTGCAAAGATATATTTTCTAAAAAGGTATATGAACGTTTTAATGAAATTAGTGAAAAAGCAAAAAGCTGTAATAATGTAGCTACCTTACAAAATATAAAAGTGGAAGCTGATGCTTTAAAAGTCCGATTGCTCAATGAGATTAGTACAGAAGAAACACGCATTATAGAATCAAAACTACTAAAACCAACACCTGAATCAGGAGCCGACAAAGTCGCTGAAAATCATATGCCTTTTATTAATAAGCCAAAGATGAAAACCCAAAAGACTGTTAGTATCAAATCAATCAATTCAGAGACTACTTGGAGGATTGAAACAGAAGCAGATGTAGACCGTTATGTTGAAACCTTAAAGGCAAAATTAAAGCAAAGTATTAAAGAAAATACAATCTTGAATATAGAATTTTAA
- the pglX gene encoding BREX-1 system adenine-specific DNA-methyltransferase PglX encodes MNKTAIKNFAIWARCKLISDITYKAGVIGINEKCILQPLPISTDNVQFFDIGTGKPTEISNHEIKQRNALVHRIKEKESTSDYRTAFQFVMEEVAYTWFNRLVAIRFMEVNDYLPSRIRVLSSETKGKSEPDMVTTPFDTDMNFSPYEKDRIVQLKDENKLNELFRMLFIKQCNKLNEVLPELFEETSDYTEFLLNISFTDKDGVVSHLINDIEEKDFTEAVEIIGWLYQYYNEERKNEVINIYKGTIKKDDIPAATQLFTTDWVVRYMVDNSLGRYWIERNPQSKLQDKLQYFLTPKNGEIQFINEKVTPEEMTFFDPCMGSGHILVYAFDVLMEIYRECGYVDRDAAQAIVENNLFGLDIDNRAYQLAYFAVMMKARSYDRRFLTRKIEPNISVIEETNTIKKFSCDGVTNDREQNKVGEYLVNAYKHAKEIGSLIPIENRDYNAFEEYLNTCNLSGQITIDSDHWNRDTLPVMIKVVKQARIMIQKYSVVCTNPPYMNKLEGNLKKFVVEKYKPYSGDLFSVFIYKNFDYCKPNGYSAFMTPFVWMFIKTYEKLREYIINQKSITTLVQMEYSAFEEATVPICSFVLKNGKIEKGLYFKLSDFKGGMEVQKQKVLEAIEDKECGYFYETSSENFSKIPGSPIAYWVTEKIHLCFEKGSILGEIAKPRQGMATTNNNLFLRQWYEVNNMKTFFIAKNSKEAYESSKKWFPYNKGGEYRKWYGNNDCLVNWEDDGRDIKKYLEGKNPNIPRGESLYFDKCFSWSLISSASPAFRFKDYGNIFDIAGMSCFSTNNLWYLLALCNSKIALKILRILAPTINFQAGDIANIPVIFSKEHEAQINILVDQNISISKTDWDSFETSWDFITHPLIIYRSSADYADVQMDKWQFKIVDAFRSWESNTETQFNILKANEEELNRIFIEIYGLQDELTPEVEDKDVTVRKADLQRDIKSLISYAVGCMFGRYSLDVDGLAYAGGEWNDSKYTTFIPDEDNCVPITDEEYFEDDIVGLFVAFVKKVYGIETLEENLDFIAKALGNKGDTSREVIRNYFVKDFYKDHLKIYQKRPIYWLYDSGKQDGFKALIYMHRYNADTTGIVRVDYLHKMQKIYMGEIDRMQDMVENGTQVREIAQAEKRKEKLIKQLKETKEYDEKIAHIALSRIDIDLDDGVKVNYEKAQTAQDGKKLDILGKI; translated from the coding sequence ATGAATAAGACAGCAATTAAGAACTTTGCCATATGGGCTAGATGTAAACTCATCAGCGATATCACATATAAAGCAGGGGTTATAGGTATCAATGAAAAATGCATATTACAGCCATTGCCAATATCCACAGATAATGTACAATTTTTTGACATTGGTACAGGAAAACCTACTGAGATTTCAAATCATGAAATTAAGCAACGTAATGCTCTTGTACATAGAATCAAAGAAAAAGAAAGTACATCTGATTATAGAACGGCTTTTCAATTTGTTATGGAAGAAGTTGCATATACGTGGTTTAATCGCTTGGTTGCTATTCGTTTTATGGAAGTCAATGATTATCTACCTTCACGTATTCGTGTACTTTCAAGTGAAACAAAGGGAAAGTCAGAACCAGATATGGTGACGACACCCTTTGATACGGATATGAATTTCTCACCATATGAAAAAGATAGAATCGTACAGTTAAAAGATGAGAATAAATTGAATGAACTATTCCGTATGCTATTTATTAAGCAATGTAATAAATTAAATGAGGTGCTTCCCGAACTCTTCGAAGAGACATCGGACTATACAGAATTCTTACTTAATATTTCTTTTACAGATAAAGATGGAGTTGTAAGTCATCTTATAAATGATATTGAAGAGAAAGATTTTACTGAGGCAGTAGAAATTATCGGATGGCTTTACCAGTATTATAATGAAGAACGTAAGAATGAGGTCATAAATATTTATAAAGGAACAATTAAAAAGGATGACATACCAGCAGCCACGCAGTTATTTACAACGGATTGGGTTGTTCGTTATATGGTTGATAATTCTCTAGGTCGTTATTGGATAGAAAGAAATCCTCAGAGTAAATTACAAGATAAATTACAATATTTTTTGACACCTAAAAATGGTGAAATTCAATTTATTAATGAAAAAGTTACCCCTGAAGAGATGACGTTTTTTGACCCTTGTATGGGAAGTGGTCATATTCTTGTATATGCCTTTGATGTACTTATGGAAATATATAGAGAGTGTGGTTATGTAGATAGAGATGCAGCACAGGCAATTGTTGAAAACAATCTATTTGGGTTGGATATTGATAACCGCGCTTATCAACTTGCTTATTTTGCAGTTATGATGAAAGCACGTAGTTATGATAGAAGATTTTTAACTAGAAAAATCGAACCTAATATTTCTGTAATTGAAGAAACCAATACAATTAAAAAGTTTAGCTGTGATGGTGTTACTAACGACAGAGAACAGAATAAAGTTGGTGAATATCTTGTTAATGCCTATAAGCATGCAAAAGAAATAGGTAGTTTAATACCTATTGAAAATAGAGATTATAATGCGTTTGAAGAATATTTAAATACCTGTAACCTTTCTGGTCAGATTACAATTGATAGCGATCATTGGAACAGAGATACTTTACCAGTAATGATAAAGGTTGTAAAACAAGCACGTATTATGATACAAAAGTATTCAGTTGTTTGTACCAATCCTCCTTATATGAACAAATTAGAGGGGAATCTCAAAAAGTTTGTGGTTGAGAAATACAAACCATATAGTGGAGATTTATTCTCTGTGTTTATATATAAAAATTTTGATTACTGTAAGCCAAACGGTTATTCAGCATTCATGACACCATTTGTATGGATGTTTATAAAAACTTATGAAAAACTGAGGGAATATATCATCAATCAAAAATCAATTACTACACTTGTGCAGATGGAATATTCTGCTTTTGAGGAAGCTACTGTACCTATATGCTCTTTTGTTTTGAAAAATGGCAAAATAGAAAAAGGATTGTATTTTAAGCTGTCTGATTTTAAAGGTGGAATGGAAGTACAGAAACAAAAAGTGTTAGAAGCAATTGAGGATAAAGAGTGTGGATACTTTTATGAAACAAGTTCAGAAAACTTCTCCAAAATCCCTGGTTCGCCGATTGCGTATTGGGTAACTGAGAAAATTCATTTATGTTTTGAAAAAGGGAGTATTCTTGGTGAAATTGCGAAACCTCGACAAGGTATGGCAACAACAAATAACAATCTTTTCTTAAGGCAATGGTATGAAGTTAATAATATGAAAACTTTTTTTATTGCAAAAAATAGCAAAGAAGCTTATGAGAGCAGTAAGAAATGGTTTCCATATAATAAAGGCGGAGAATATAGAAAGTGGTATGGAAATAATGATTGTTTAGTTAATTGGGAAGATGATGGCAGAGATATAAAAAAATACCTCGAAGGCAAAAATCCGAACATTCCAAGAGGTGAATCTCTTTATTTTGACAAGTGCTTTTCTTGGTCGTTAATTTCTTCTGCATCACCTGCTTTTAGATTTAAAGATTATGGAAATATATTTGATATTGCAGGAATGAGTTGTTTTTCCACCAATAATCTCTGGTATCTGTTAGCATTGTGCAATAGTAAAATTGCACTAAAAATTCTTAGAATTTTAGCGCCTACGATTAATTTCCAAGCGGGAGATATCGCAAATATACCTGTTATTTTTTCCAAAGAACACGAGGCACAAATAAATATTTTAGTCGATCAAAATATTTCCATCTCTAAAACTGATTGGGATTCCTTCGAAACATCATGGGATTTTATTACTCATCCACTCATTATCTATCGTAGTAGTGCAGATTATGCCGATGTACAGATGGATAAATGGCAGTTTAAAATAGTTGATGCTTTTAGAAGTTGGGAAAGTAATACAGAAACGCAATTTAATATCCTCAAAGCCAACGAAGAAGAACTTAATCGTATTTTCATAGAAATATACGGCTTACAAGATGAACTTACTCCCGAGGTAGAAGATAAGGATGTTACTGTCCGAAAGGCAGACCTACAAAGAGATATTAAAAGCCTTATATCCTATGCAGTTGGATGCATGTTCGGGAGATATTCCCTTGATGTAGATGGCCTTGCTTACGCAGGTGGCGAATGGAATGATAGCAAATACACCACTTTTATACCTGATGAGGATAACTGTGTTCCAATTACCGATGAAGAATATTTTGAAGATGACATTGTTGGTTTATTTGTTGCATTTGTAAAGAAAGTGTACGGAATTGAAACTCTTGAAGAAAATCTTGATTTTATTGCAAAAGCGCTAGGCAATAAAGGTGATACTTCAAGAGAGGTAATTCGTAACTACTTTGTAAAAGATTTTTATAAAGATCATTTAAAGATTTATCAGAAACGTCCAATTTATTGGTTATATGACAGTGGTAAACAAGATGGATTCAAAGCTCTAATATACATGCACCGTTATAATGCTGATACAACAGGTATTGTTCGTGTTGACTACCTTCACAAAATGCAGAAAATTTATATGGGTGAAATTGATCGTATGCAGGATATGGTGGAAAATGGTACTCAAGTTCGTGAAATTGCACAGGCAGAAAAACGGAAAGAGAAACTTATTAAACAGCTTAAAGAAACAAAAGAATATGATGAGAAAATTGCCCATATTGCTCTTAGTCGAATAGATATAGATCTTGATGATGGAGTAAAGGTTAATTATGAAAAAGCTCAAACAGCTCAAGATGGCAAGAAACTTGATATTCTTGGAAAGATCTAG
- a CDS encoding phospholipase D-like domain-containing protein translates to MEKEMIISDINHLLNTVSTAIEDEDSNMSSFIYDNYIRIAEVCKSNYFLNIPLLSLNDILNYEEKGGMRGTYSAIQTSLKQIKSRIEIYISYNPRTYTKPYFMDIKDSIISEIERASFVIWIAIAWFTDLDIYKALLSAKEQGVNVQILTLNHENNKNRDGSYKLDFRKKIETKYFSGYVVGQENLHHKFCMIDFEMVITGSYNWTISASKNSEDVIFVYDIETAKNYAEKFVDLKKKV, encoded by the coding sequence ATGGAGAAGGAAATGATAATTTCTGATATTAATCACTTGCTTAATACTGTTAGTACCGCTATTGAGGATGAAGATTCAAATATGTCTTCGTTTATTTATGATAATTATATTAGAATTGCCGAAGTATGCAAAAGTAATTACTTTTTAAATATTCCGTTACTTTCATTGAATGATATTCTGAATTATGAAGAAAAGGGTGGTATGCGAGGAACATATTCTGCAATTCAAACGAGTTTAAAGCAGATTAAGAGTAGAATAGAAATATATATAAGTTATAATCCGAGAACTTATACTAAACCGTATTTTATGGATATTAAAGATTCAATTATTTCAGAAATCGAACGAGCAAGTTTTGTTATTTGGATTGCTATTGCTTGGTTTACGGATCTTGATATTTATAAAGCTTTATTATCTGCTAAAGAGCAAGGTGTAAATGTTCAAATATTAACACTCAACCATGAAAATAATAAAAATAGAGATGGTAGCTATAAGTTGGACTTTAGAAAGAAAATTGAAACTAAATACTTTTCCGGATATGTTGTAGGGCAAGAAAATTTACATCATAAATTTTGCATGATTGATTTTGAAATGGTTATTACTGGATCATATAATTGGACTATAAGTGCAAGTAAAAATTCAGAAGATGTAATATTTGTTTATGATATAGAAACAGCAAAAAATTATGCTGAAAAATTTGTAGATTTAAAGAAAAAAGTTTAA